One window of the Granulicella arctica genome contains the following:
- a CDS encoding acetamidase/formamidase family protein → MRSSALVTGLLLSISLPLSAADHVVLATPTTVEWGHYAANAKPAVTVQSGDTVKIQTLSTCGPTDRLIARGIKAEDIPAYNDAVYKGYPEKEKGPGGHILTGPVAIEGAEPGDVLEVQILKVDIDANFACNGFGLHRGFLPMEFPYSRQRIIPLDREKMIGHFAPGIDIPLHPFFGSMGVAPGGGKVDSAPPFAHAGNMDNKELVAGTTLYIPVAAKGGLFVAGDGHAGQGNGEVDITAMETFLTGTFKFVLHKNKAMSWPRAETPTHYITMGFSPDLKEATEHALRDMIDFLVEEKHMTRDDAYMLSSVAVDLDITQLVDGNVGVHAMCPKNIFTVAK, encoded by the coding sequence ATGCGCTCTTCGGCTTTAGTAACGGGTCTTCTGCTGAGTATCTCGCTTCCTCTTTCGGCGGCTGATCATGTTGTCCTTGCCACCCCAACGACGGTCGAATGGGGTCACTACGCTGCCAATGCGAAGCCGGCTGTTACGGTGCAAAGCGGCGATACGGTTAAGATCCAGACGCTTTCCACCTGCGGACCTACGGATCGCCTGATCGCGCGGGGAATCAAGGCGGAAGATATTCCTGCTTACAACGATGCTGTTTACAAGGGATATCCCGAGAAAGAAAAGGGTCCGGGTGGGCATATCCTGACGGGGCCGGTTGCGATCGAGGGTGCAGAGCCCGGCGATGTGCTCGAAGTGCAGATACTCAAGGTGGACATCGATGCGAACTTCGCCTGTAACGGATTCGGATTGCATCGTGGATTCTTGCCGATGGAGTTCCCGTATAGCCGTCAACGGATCATCCCCCTGGATCGGGAGAAGATGATCGGTCATTTTGCTCCGGGCATCGACATCCCGCTACATCCGTTCTTCGGCAGCATGGGGGTTGCGCCGGGCGGGGGAAAGGTCGATAGCGCTCCTCCGTTCGCCCATGCGGGCAACATGGACAATAAAGAGCTTGTTGCCGGGACGACCCTCTATATTCCGGTGGCGGCAAAGGGCGGCTTGTTTGTTGCGGGAGACGGACACGCCGGGCAGGGGAACGGCGAGGTTGACATCACTGCGATGGAGACGTTCCTCACGGGTACATTCAAGTTTGTTTTGCACAAGAACAAGGCGATGTCGTGGCCGCGGGCAGAGACGCCGACCCACTACATCACGATGGGCTTCAGTCCGGATTTGAAGGAAGCTACAGAGCACGCACTGCGGGACATGATTGACTTTCTTGTCGAAGAGAAACACATGACGCGAGATGATGCTTACATGCTTTCGAGCGTGGCGGTGGACCTGGATATCACGCAGCTCGTGGATGGCAACGTCGGGGTGCATGCCATGTGCCCGAAGAACATCTTTACCGTCGCCAAATA